A genomic region of Nerophis lumbriciformis linkage group LG28, RoL_Nlum_v2.1, whole genome shotgun sequence contains the following coding sequences:
- the LOC140680138 gene encoding uncharacterized protein, which translates to MNACQEERALQQQGGSSLRQEDPRHPYMKEEEEDLHMKEEEEGECPVGQEEDEVSKFPLTVVSVKTEEHEDKAPESSQLHHSPNAQQPLHIKEEEDDPQPTYIKEEEEDPQPTHIKEEEEDPHIKEEEEDPQPTHIKEEEEDPQPTHIKEEEEDTHMKEEEEGECVVGQEEDDVSKFPLTVVSVKTEEHEDKAPESSQLHHSPSKHISFYSQGIQSITTGLFTLS; encoded by the exons ATGAACGCTTGTCAAGAAGAACGTGCCCTTCAGCAGCAGGGGGGCTCCTCTTTGAGGCAGGAGGATCCACGGCACCcttacatgaaagaggaagaggaggatctacacatgaaagaggaagaggagggagagtgtcctgtagggcaggaggaggatgaagtcagcaagtttccactgactgtcgtctctgtgaagactgaagagcatgaagacaaagcacctgagtcctcacagcttcatcacagtccaa acgctcaacagccccttcacattaaagaggaagaggatgatccacagccaacctacattaaagaagaagaggaggatccacagcccacccacattaaagaggaagaggaggatccacacattaaagaggaagaggaggatccacagcccacccacattaaagaggaagaggaggatccacagcccacccacataaaagaggaagaggaggatacacacatgaaagaggaagaggagggagagtgtgttgtagggcaggaggaggatgatgtcagcaagtttccactgactgttgtctctgtgaagactgaagagcatgaagacaaagcacctgagtcctcacagcttcatcacagtccaagtaagcacatatcattttattctcagggcattcaatccatcacaactggactgttcactttgtcttag
- the LOC133570606 gene encoding uncharacterized protein: MLTTRISSRSPKANIEYPLDEEEDPLTPHFKEEEEDPLTPHVKDKEEYPPTPHIKEEEEDPLTPHIKEEEEEHSISQQGDHIEGLEEVDVTKMPVTGVPVKSEDDEVKGESEEKREAEPPSSSSTQHMTTEADGDHCGGSQADKILAPLSDSEDTTSHSPDTDDEHSKDDATCHTDNTHFTCSHCHKTFKYHSSLKRHMRTHTGEKTFICSICSKSFVESHTLKVHMRTHTSEKTFSCSICGKGFTQWQSFKKHLRTHTGEKPFSCSTCGKGFTQSQHLKGHMRTHTGEKPFSCSNCGKGFTKSQYLKVHMRTHTGEKPFSCSTCGKEFTQSQSVKMHMRKHTGEKPFSCSTCGKGFTQRQSLKRHMRRHPGEKVCSCSVCGERLSSKYQCKKHKCAGENSSSK, from the exons ATGTTAACCACCAGAATATCGTCTCGTTCTCCTAAAGCCAATATCGAATATCCTTTG GACGAAGAGGAGGATCCTCTGacaccccattttaaagaggaagaggaggacccactgacccctcaTGTTAAGGACAAAGAGGAGTACCCACcgacccctcacattaaagaagaagaggaagacccactgacccctcacattaaagaggaagaggaggaacacagcatcagtcagcagggagatcatattgaaggactggaggaggttgatgtcaccaagatgccagtgactggtgtccctgtgaagagtgaagatgatgaggtcaaaggtgaaagtgaggagaagagagaggcggagcctccaagcagcagctcaacacaacacatgacaacagaagctgatggagaccactgtggaggatcacaagcagacaagatcttagctccactatcagatagtgaggacacaacgtcacactctcctgacactgatgatgaacactctaaagatgatgcaacatgtcacactgacaacactcacttcacatgttctcactgtcacaaaacttttaaataccatagttctctgaaaagacacatgagaacacacactggagaaaaaacgtttatctgttcaatctgtagtaaaagTTTTGTAGAAAGTCACacattgaaagtacacatgagaacacacactagtgaaaaaactttttcttgttcaatctgtggtaaaggttttacacaatggCAATCTTTCAAAAAAcacttgagaacacacactggtgaaaaacccttttcctgttcaacctgtggtaaaggttttacacaaagtcaacatttgaaaggacacatgagaacacacactggtgaaaaacccttttcctgttcaaactgtggtaaaggttttactaaaagtcaatatttgaaagtccacatgagaacacacactggtgaaaaacctttttcctgttcaacttgtggtaaagaGTTTACACAAAGTCAGAGTGTGAAAAtgcacatgagaaaacacactggtgaaaaacctttttcttgttcaacttgtggtaaaggttttacacaaaggcaatctttgaaaagacacatgagaagacacccaggagagaaagtgtgtagttgcagtgtgtgtggtgaaagattgtcttctaagtaccagtgtaagaaacacaagtgtgctggtgagaacagcagcagcaaatga